The following coding sequences lie in one Saccopteryx bilineata isolate mSacBil1 chromosome X, mSacBil1_pri_phased_curated, whole genome shotgun sequence genomic window:
- the NDUFA1 gene encoding NADH dehydrogenase [ubiquinone] 1 alpha subcomplex subunit 1: MWFEILPGLAVMGVCLLIPGIATARIHRFTNGGKEKRVAYYSYQWTLMERDKRVSGVNRYYVSKGLENIN; encoded by the exons ATGTGGTTCGAGATTCTCCCCGGGCTCGCCGTCATGGGCGTGTGCCTGCTCATCCCCGGGATTGCCACCGCGCGCATCCACCGCTTCACTAACGGGGGCAAG gAAAAAAGGGTTGCCTACTATTCCTATCAGTGGACTTTGATGGAAAGAGATAAGCGGGTGTCTGGAGTTAATCGTTACTATGTGTCAAAG GGTTTGGAGAATATTAATTAA
- the RNF113A gene encoding E3 ubiquitin-protein ligase RNF113A, which yields MAEQLSPGKATDQVCTFLFKKPGRKGAAGRRKRPVCDPEPGDDSSSSSDEGSTVVRREKKRATHNPMIQKTRGSGKQKVVYCDSSSEEEEANGNEPETLRVVYKSTRSAKPVGPEDMGATAVYEVDTEKERDAQAIFERSQKIQEELRGKEDDKIYRGINNYQKYMKPKDTSMGNASSGMVRKGPIRAPEHLRATVRWDYQPDICKDYKETGFCGFGDSCKFLHDRSDYKHGWQIERELDEGRYDVYEDENYEVASDSEDIPFKCFICRQSFQNPVVTKCRHYFCESCALQHFRTTPRCYVCDQQTNGVFNPAKELIAKLERHQAAEEDGKVTKEKAGGEVGSWLDGL from the exons ATGGCAGAGCAACTTTCTCCAGGAAAGGCGACAGACCAGGTGTGCACCTTCCTGTTCAAAAAGCCTGGGCGAAAAGGGGCTGCAGGCCGCAGGAAGCGCCCGGTCTGCGACCCAGAGCCCGGAGacgacagcagcagcagcagtgacgAAGGCAGCACTGTAGTTCGCCGGGAAAAGAAGCGGGCGACCCACAATCCGATGATCCAGAAGACCCGTGGCAGTGGGAAACAGAAGGTGGTTTACTGCGACTCGAGTAGCGAGGAGGAGGAGGCGAACGGGAATGAGCCTGAGACTCTCCGTGTGGTCTACAAGTCCACCCGCTCGGCGAAACCCGTGGGGCCAGAGGACATGGGGGCGACTGCTGTCTATGAGGTGGACACGGAAAAGGAGCGTGATGCCCAAGCCATCTTTGAGCGCAGTCAGAAGATCCAGGAGGAGCTGAGGGGCAAGGAAGATGACAAGATCTATCGCGGCATCAATAACTATCAGAAGTATATGAAGCCCAAGGATACGTCTATGGGCAATGCTTCCTCCGGCATGGTGCGGAAGGGCCCCATCAGAGCGCCCGAGCATCTCCGTGCTACCGTGCGCTGGGATTACCAGCCTGACATTTGTAAGGACTACAAAGAGACAGGCTTTTGCGGCTTCGGAGACAGCTGCAAATTTCTCCATGACCGATCAGATTACAAGCATGGGTGGCAGATCGAACGGGAGCTGGATGAGGGTCGCTACGATGTTTATGAGGACGAAAACTACGAGGTGGCAAGCGATAGTGAAGATATTCCATTCAAGTGTTTCATCTGTCGCCAGAGCTTCCAAAACCCAGTTGTCACCAAGTGCAGGCATTATTTCTGTGAAAGCTGTGCACTGCAGCATTTCCGCACCACCCCACGCTGCTATGTCTGTGACCAGCAGACCAATGGCGTCTTCAACCCAGCGAAAGAATTGATTGCTAAACTGGAAAGACATCAAGCTGCAGAAGAGGATG GGAAAGTGACAAAGGAAAAGGCAGGTGGTGAAGTAGGTTCCTGGCTAGATGGCTTGTGA